The DNA window CCGCGATCGCGTTGAGCACCAGCGCGGTCACCGTGACCGGTTTGAGCATCGGGAAGACGACGTGCCGAAATGCGTCCCACGGCCGGCAGCCGTCGATCAGGGCGGCGTCCTCGAAGTCCTGCGGCAGGGCCCGGATGAAACCGGTGTAGAGGAACGTGGTGAACGGCACCTGCAGCCCGGAGTAGAACAGGACCAGCGCCCAGACGCTGCCGAGCAGGCCGAGGTCCCGCATGGTCTGGTAGAGCGGCAGCGCGGCGAGCTGGAACGGCAGGACCAGCCCGAGCATGATCAGCAGGAACATTCCCCGGGACCATCGGGCGGTGGCACGGGCCAGCGGGTACGCGGCCAGCGCCGAGACCGCCAGCACGATCACGACGCTGACGGCGGTGACTATCGCGCTGTTGACCAATGCCCCGCCGAGGCCACCCTCGCGCCACGCCTGTGTGAAGTTGGCGAGGGTGGGCGAGGTCGTCGGCCGGATCGGTGAAGAGGTGTCCGACGGCGCACGCACCGCCAGGTTGACCAGGACGTAGACCGGGAAGGCAATCACCGCCGCCGCGACGACCATCACCACTTCCAGGCCGAAGGTGCGCCACCGGTAGCGGTTCATGACGCCGCCCTTTCGTTACGGGCGAGCACGGTGTACTGCCCGGTGGAGGCGATCGCCACGATGATGGTCAGCACCACCGCCAGGGCGATGCTGTAGCCGAACTCGCCGAGGGTGAACGCGTCCTTGTAGATCAGCGTGGAGATGGTGTCCGTGGCGTGCCCGGGTCCGCCGCCGGTCAAGGCGTACACCTGGTCGAACAGCTTGATCCCGCCGATGATCGACAGCATCAGGTTGATCGTGAACGCCGGCGCGAGCTGCGGCCGGACCACGGACCAGAACCGCTGGACGGGCCCGGTGCCGTCGATCGCGGCGGCCTCGTAGAGCTCCTTGGGCACGGACTGCAGCCCGGCCAGGAAGATGACCATCGAGTATCCGGCGAACTGCCAGACGACCACGGCGACGACCGCCCACAGGGCCAACTGAGGATCGCCCAGCCAGTCCTGCCGCCACGAGTCCAGCCCGACGGCACCCAGCAGGCTGTTGACCGCGCCGTCCGGGCCCAGCAGGTTACGCCACAGGTAGGCGGTCACGATCGGCGTCACCACTGCCGGGGCGAACAGGAAGACCCGCAGCACGTTGCGGGACTTGATCACGGTGTTCACCCCGAGCGCGAGCAGCAGCCCGATCCCGTTCTGGATGATCGTGATCGACACCGCGATCACCAGCGTGTGCCAGATCGCCTGCCGGGCGTCGGGGTCGCGAGTGATCCCGACGAAGTTGTCGAGTCCGACGACCGCGAAGTCGGGGCTCAGGCCGTCCCAGTCCGTGAAGGCGTAGTAGAGGCCCCGAGCGCTGGGCACGAGCACCACGAAGGCGAACAGCACCAGCGCCGGCGCGGCGAACCACCAGGGTGGCGCCGAGCGGCGGCCACCGGTGGAGATCAGGGGCACCGAGCGGCGGTCGCCGGTGGAGACCGGATGGCCGGTCGGGGTGATTGTCATCCGCGTGTCCACTCTTTGAAACGTTTCAAGCAGCGGGCGCAAAGGGAGCTGGAACAACAAGCCAACTGCGAGGGCCAGAGGGTGTGGCGTGGGTAACGTTGTCCAAAATGTTGCGCCTGACCCTAGGAGTTCATCTACCACACGTCAATAGGTCCGCGGCTGGTACAGCGTGTTCCGGCGATCTAGGCTCTGGGCAACGTTTCACACGGCACTGGAGGACGTAGGTGGACAGGCCCGCAGCGCCCACCCGACGGATCACCATCATCGACGTGGCACGGCACGCCCAGGTGTCGACCACCGCGGTGTCCAAGGTGCTGCGTAACGCCTACGGCGTCAGTCCCACGATGCAGGCGAAGGTGCGTCAGGCAATCAGCGAGCTGGGCTATCGCCCCAACGCCGCCGCCCGCGCCATGCGGGGCCAGACCTACACCATCGGCATCATGTTGCCCGACATCCGCAACCCCTTCTTCGCCGACATCCTCGACGGCCTCACCGCCCGGATCGCCGGCACCGATTACCAGGTGCTCCTCGGCCCCGGTTGCAACGGCGAGGAGGCCGAGGCCCGGGTCATCCACGCCATGATCGACCGCGGCATGGACGGCATGGTCCTCGTCGCACCCATCTCCACCCGCGCTTATCTCGAACAGGTCGCCGGCGTCGTACCCACCGTCGTCGTCGGCCGGCACGGCCGATCCCAGACCTATGACACTGTCGCCGACGACGACCTCACCGGCGCCGCGCTGGTCGTCAACCACCTCGCCGACCTGGGACACCGCCGCATCGCGCACATCGAGCACCACGAGACCACCGCCGACTGCCTCGCCGAGATGCCCAACGCCATTCGGGCCGAGGGCTACCGGCAGGCCATGCGCGCCCGCGGCCTCGCCGACGAGATCGACATCGCGTCCACCCGATACAACCAGGAGGGCGGCTACCTCGGCACCCGCCAGCTACTCGCCCGGCCGGTCCGGCCCACCGCCATCTTCGCCGGCGCCGACATCGCCGCCCTGGGCGCGCTCGACGCCATCGCCGAGGCCGGGCTCCGCGTGCCCGACGACATCTCCGTCGCCGGCTACGACAACACCACGTTCGCCGCGTTCCGGCCGATCTCCCTGACCAGCGTGGACCAGGCCGGCCACGAGATCGGCGCCGACGCCGCCCGGCTCCTGCTCGACCGCATCGCCGACCGGAACCGACCCACCGCTCAGATCAAGCTCTCCCCCGCCCTCGTCGTCCGCCGCACGACCGCCCCACCACCGGCATAGCCGATACGCCGGCTCACCGCGGCCTCCCCGCGTGCGCCACCGGTTGACGACGGTCTCTGAACATCACCCACTACGAACTGTTCAGCCTCAGGGAGGCCGACAGCAGCTCCACGGAACCACCGGGACACTGGGCATCGTCACCGACATCTACCGACCCAAGCCCGCTCTCGCCGTCTACCGCGACACCGTCCGCAGCACTGACCAGCTACCCGTTACCAGACATCCCTGAGCACGGCGGACCGCAACGCAGCAAGGCGGGCCAGTGTCCAGTATCGGCCCGCCTGCACGCTCTGAAATGCCGACGCACCGTCAACCCCTCGTCTCGCCGACGCGGCACGCCGATTAACGCCCGCACATGCCGCGCGTCGTGCGCTGCGGAGCGTCACGATCGCTCGAGCCATGCGCCGTCCGGTCGTGTCGATGGGCGTGCCCCCGGTCGCGCCCCCGTTGGACCCTTGCATAGGCTGCGTCGCCATGGGCGAGTCGCGCGGGTCAGGAGTCCTCCGTCATCAGTCGCTGCACGACGGGTTCGTACCGGCGCTAGGGCCGCAACAGGCCTTCGCCGACGCTATCGACCGACACATCGAGGAGCACTTCGGGCCCGTCGAGTTCGTCTACCACGAGATCGCCTCGCACCTGGTCGGTGTGCATGTCTATGTCGTGGCCCCGACCGAGGAACGCCCGTACCGGACGCTGATCACTTCTGGGATGAGTGATCTGCCGATGACGGTCCCGGAGGGCCACGACATCAGCCCGTACGCCGAACTGATGCTCAGCCTTCCGGCAGATTGGCCGCTGACCGAGGTAGCCGGGCTCGCCGACGAGGCCGGGTGGCCGCTGCGGATCCTCAAGCAGGTAGCTCGGCTGCCGCACGAGTACGGAACCTGGATCGGCGAATGGCATTCCGTGCCGAACGGCGATCCCGCGCAGCCGTACGCTACGGACGCCCCGTTCGCTGGAGTCGTCGTCACGCCGATGCTGCGGGTGCCGCCAGAGGCCCGGACGATCGACGTCGGCGGCGGCATCCGCATCGCGTTGCTCGCGCTGATCCCTCTGCACCCAGAGGAGATAGCGGTCAAGGTCGAACGCGGTACCGACGCACTCATCGAAGTCCTCGACCGTGGCCGCGTCACCGAGTTGCTGGACCCGCGCCGGCCCTCGTACGCCTGACAGCTCGATCGGACGCGCTGACCAAGGTCACGTGCGCGCTTCTGCCGCTCACCGTGCGTCGCGCAGCGTCGCACTCCGTCGATCAAGCCGATGCTCGGTCTTGCCGAGGTGAGTGCGTTGCCTGACGTCAAGACTGCGGCAGGTTCAGCCGAGCTGGAACCGCTGTACTCCAGTGCGACCGAGAAGGGTACCGCTCGCGTCGGCCATTGCCTGGGCGGCCGGACCGATGCGGTAGCCAGTCAGTCGTCTTCCATTTTGATCTTTGATTCGAGCCGGACGAGTGGTGGCGATCAGCACCGACCGAACCGCCCGTGTTTGCCGCAGGAGGACCTGGTGTGTGTCGGCAGCGACTTCGTCCTCGAACCAGCGGACGGCCAGCCTGCCGGCATTAAAGTAGGCACCGCCTTCCGGGTGCCGGTACCCGGCGTCGTGATCGCAGTAGGTACCGCCGGGATCATGTCGACGGGTCGAGCGCAGGAGTTGAACAATGGCAGCGACCGGTGGCCCGTCCGGCAGCGGGACGCCATCGGCAAGCGCGACGGTTGACGGCAGGCTCGCGCCGATCGGCAGGTGCAGGAACGCCTGAACTCCCCGTCCGCCACAGGCCATCGCGTTTGCCAGCGAGCCGTGCAGGTGGACTGGGTGAAGTCCTAACGGTCCCGGTTGCGAGCACCGCCACGCGGCGCCAGGGAACGTATCGCGCAACGCCAGGTCGAACGCGTCTTCGTCCTCGGGCAGCAACCAGGTTCCGACATTCATGGTCCGGGAGCCCGCATACGCCACCACCAGGACGGTACGTCATGGATCGCCCATGATCCGCTGCACTCTCAATCCGCTGATCGCGCGTCTTGACCGGCTTCGAGGATCGCATGCCCCAGCGATAGGCGGCACGCACGACTCCGTCAGGTGATGTGCGACAGGGGCCGGCGATTGAGCGACGGCTCAGCCGCCGACCGATGTCCTGTCATCCCGATGAGCGGATGCTGCCCGCCGGCTACCTTCGGCCAAATTCTTCTGCAGGATTTGATACAAGGCAGGATCGCTGGCGGGAGTTCCGGCAGCCCTCATCCATAGAACACCAACACCTGGTCCGCGATGCACGCAGGCTTGGTCTCGCCCTCGATCTCCACCTTCACTTGTACGACCACGCGGGCGCCGTTGGACAGGGGTCGGGCCTGCGTAAGCGTGGCCACACCGCGGACGCGCGAACCGACCAGCACTGGCATGCGGAAACGGACCTTGTTCAGACCACCGTTGACCACCAGGCGGACGCCGTTGACGTGGATCAGTTCGGACAGGAAGGCGGAGCATAGCGAGAGCGTGAACGCGCCGTGCGCGACGGTCTTCCCGAAGGGGCTCTCCGCAAGGGCGCGCCGCTCGTCGACGTGAATCCACTGATGGTCGCCGGTGACGTCCGCGAACGCGTTGATCCTGCCCTGGTCGATAGCCTGCCACTGGGTAGTGCCGAGCATCTCGCCCTCGTGCTTGAGGAACGCGGCGATGCTCTCGTACGTGCTCATGCGCACCCCGTCCCACTGTGGTTTCTAGTCATGGTCATGGGCAGCGGACGATCTGCCCGGCGTACGACAGTCCTCCGCCGAAGCCCAGCAGCAGCACCGGTGCACCGGACTGGAGCTCTCCGCGTTGGAGCAGCTTCGACAGCGCGATCGGGATGCTCGCCGCCGAGGTGTTGCCCGATTCGGTGACGTCGCGGGCAACGACGGCCTTCGTCGCCCCGATCCGCTGTGCGACCGGCTCGATGATGCGCAGATTGGCCTGGTGCAGGACGATGCCGCCGAGATCGTCCGGCGTCATGCCGGCGGCGGCGCAGATCTGGCGGGCGATGTCGGGCAGCGTGGTGGTGGCCCACCGGTAGACGCTCTGTCCAGCCTGGGTGAACTTGCGATCGCCCTCGATCACCACGGCCTCGCCCATGTCTGGGTAGGAGCCCCACACCACCGGGCTGATCTCGGGCTGCTCGGCGGCGGTCAGCACCACCGCGCCGGCTCCGTCACCGACCAGCACGCACGTCGTCCGGTCGGTCCAGTCGGTGAAGTCACTCAGCCGCTCCACGCCGATCACCACCGCGTTCGTCGCCGAGCCGAGCCGAATGGCACCGTCAGCCGTGGCCAACGCGTGGGTGAACCCGGAACAGGCGACGTTGATGTCGATCGTCGCCGGTGACGCCATGCCGAGCCGACGTGCGACCCGGGCGGCAATGTTGGGACTGCGGTCGACCGCCGTGCAGGTCGCCACCACCACCAAATCGACCGCCTCGACGGCCACGCCGGCCTCACGCAGGGCCGCGTCCGCCGCCTCGGCCGCCATCAGGTCGAGCGGCTCGGCGGGCCCGGCGATCCGCCGTTCCCGGATGCCGACCCGACTGCGGATCCACTCGTCGCTCGTGTCCACCATCGTGGCGAGGTCATGGTTGGACAGCACTTTCGCAGGCTGGTAGTGACCTGCGCCGACGACCTTCGAACCGCGCACCGGCGCCTCCCATTAGCCCAGGCGAAGATCAGCAGGTAGACGTTGTCTACCATCTCTGCGTAGACAATGTCTATGCCGTGGGTCGGGCGGCCAACACGGAAGGTAGGTGCGAGTAGACGGCGTCTACTCGCACCTGGTAGACACCGTCTATGCTTGCTGACGAGGGGCTACGCGAACGCCTCATCCGTACCGGCGGCGAACTACTCGACAATGAGGGCCCGTCCGCGGTGTCGCTGCGAGAGATCGCCCGACGCGCCGGCGTCTCGCACGGCGCGCCGCGCCGCTACTTTCCCACCCACCTGGAGTTGCTGTCGGCCATCGCCCGCGACGGGTTCACCGACCTCGCCACCCGGGCGAACTCCGCCCTGGCCGAGGCGGCCGGCGACCCACGCGCCCGGCTGGCCGCGCTCGCCCGGGTCTACCTGCACTTCGCCGCCACCCGCCGCGGCCGATACGAGCTGATGTTCCGCCACGACCTGCTGGAGAGCGGCCACCTGAGACTGCGCGACACCAGCCTGCCACTGTTCCGGCTTCTCACCGACCTGGTCGCACAGGCCCGGCCCGAGCCCGAGCCGCCAGCTCAGGTCGTCGCAGGAGCACTGTGGGCCAACCTGCACGGCATCGCCCAACTGTGGAACTGGGGCAGCCTCACCCTCGCGACCGGCGCCACCGATCCGAGCGCGCTGCTCGACGCCACCCTCACCGCCCACCTCGGACCCGCCGCATGACCGGCACCCCACCCCTGTACGCGCTCGCCCAGCACAGCATCGGCCGATACCTCCGCCACTCCTGGCGTCCCACCGTCACGGGCCTCGGTCACCTCCCCGACTCCGGGGGCGCGATCCTGGCCGCCAACCACCTGTCGATCGCCGACCAGTTGTTCCTCGGAATCCTGACGCCCCGGCACATCGCCTTCTGGGCCAAGGCCGAATACTTCCGCTCCCCCGGACCCCGCGGCTATCTCACCCGGCAGGTCGTCACCGGCATGGGCGCCATCCCGGTCGAGCGGGCCGGCGGTCGGGCGGTCCTCTCGGCGTTCGACGCCGCCGTCCCCGTACTCCGTTCCGGCGGCCTGGTGGCCGTCTTCCCCGAGGGCACGCGTTCCCCCGACGGCCGCCTCTACCGTGGCCGTACCGGCGCAGTCCGCCTCGCGCACCAGGCCGGCGTCCCCATCATCCCGGTCGGCATCCGCGGCACCGACCGCGTACGTCCGCCCGGCGCGCGCCTTCCCCGGCGCCACCCGATCAGCGTCACCTTCGGACCAGCCATCCCAGTGCACATCGAGGCGCCGGCGGACATCCGCCGGCTCACCGACACCCTGATGGCCACCATCCAGTCCCTCACCTTCCAGGACTACGTGCAGCACTACGCCCGGACTTGACCGCAACACGTCTTCCCGCACGAGGCGTCGGAGTCGCCACCGAGCCCGGACCAAGAATCACGTGTGCACATCTGCCGCAGTCCGGGCGCTGGCATGGTCGGTGAGCGATCGGACCTGCCGATGTGCGTGCGGCTTGGTTCTTGTCGTTCGGAGGGTCGCCGTTGCGGCCCTATCTTCGATGAACAGGTCGAGGCCGTGCATCAGTGGCCTTTGGCGAGCCGTGTTTGTAGTCGGGCCCGGCAGGCCGGCCATTCTGAGGCGAGGATGGAGTACATCGCGGAGTCCCGGAGTAAGCCCTCCTCATTCGGTGCCCACGACCGGGACCAGCAGCGCAGTACGCCCTCGAACTGCGCTCCTACGCGCTCGATCGCCGCGCGGGAGCGCTTGTTGCGGGCGTCGGTCTTGAGATCGACACGGGCCACCTGCCATTGCTCAAACGCGTGGGCGAACAGCAGAAATTTGGTCTCGGTGTTTAGCCCGCTGCCCTGTGCCGAAGCAGCCAGCCAGGTGAAACCGACCTCGAGCGCGCACAACTCGTCGCGATCCGGCCACAGCCGCGGATCCCAGTAGGCGGTCGCCCCAACGGCGCGTCCGGACGCCTTGGCTACCTGCGCAGACGGCATCAGACTCCCGGCCGCAGCCCTTGCCAGCTGCGCATCGATGTAATCGCTCACCTCGCCCGCAGTGGGCATCCACGTGAAGCGGTACGAGGTCCGGTTTTCCTCGGCTGCTATGGCGAGGTCCGCAGCGTGCCGGTGCTCCAGCGGCTCCAGACGAACAAGTTCACCGTCGAGCAGCGGCGCGGTCAGTCTCGTTGGGAATGGCAGGGGAACGCTCCGTCCGCGACTTGCCTGGCACACCATGCGCCGGGCCGGGTCCTCACCCGGAGCACCCCACCCGCGTAGGAGGGTTGCCGGCCAGCAAGCCGGGGCTTGGAGCTGGCACTCATGACCTGGCGTTACCGTAGCGGCGCCGCCGGTCCACCGCAATCCGCATTTTGATGACTGACGATGCGTGGCGCCGCCTGCGCAGATATGCCAGGACAGAGTCTTCCCGCCGCTGGACCTGCGCCCCCACGTGATCGGGAATCGGATCTGCCGCGCACCGCGCTGGTTGCAACTCAGGTATGGCCTCGCTACTCGAGCGTCAGTCAGTTCCACCCGACGCCGTATGAAGGCTCTCCTAGACTTTCTTGGTGCAGTACGAGGACCGTACGCTTCCGCCCGCGCTGGCTGCAGCCCACGCTGAAGGCTTCTCCGTCGACCATGACGGTCACGACTTCGAGCCGTACGACGAGTTCATGTGGTCCGTCGAGACGCTTGAGTGGTGGCAATCCTGGACTGGCAACCCGACGGCCGACATCGCGCCGTTCCGAGTCTTCGGGCAAGATGGGTCCGGCGGTCTGGCTGCCTTCTGGATCCGCGTGCCTGACGCCCCGATCGAGACCCAACCGATCGTGTTCCTTGGCTCCGAGGGTGAGCTGAGCGTGATCGCCAGGAACCTCGGCGACTACCTGTGGCTGCTTGCCAATGGCGTCGGCCCCCTTGAGACCGTTGACGGCATCCACCGCACCACCACGCCCGTCCCCGCGCTTACCGTTCGCACGGCGCTACACCGGCGGCACGCACCGGCCCACCGCACCGGTGATCGACGCAGCCCAAGCCGAGTTCTGCGCGCTGACAACACTGTTCGACGCGACCGCGCGGTAGCTGCTGGCCGTACCCCGTTCACAGGCTCTGTGTCCCGAGGTGGGGGCGAACACATGGTCGGCAGGGGAGAGCTTCCGTCGTGGCTTGATCGGAGATGATCAGCGAGTGGCTGGGTTGATTGAACACCTGGAATCGCACCTCGGGCTCATCGCGACTGGTAGCCGAGGCGACGATACGACGCCGGAGGGCGTTCAGGTGGCGTGGTTTGGCCCCGACGTCCCGTTCGGCGGGGTCACGACCCTGGTGACGGTCGGGCTGTCGCGGCGTCATCTCAACCTGCCGGGTGACGGGGCCTTGCACCAGGAGTTGGTGATGCACGTTCCCACTGATGACTATCCGGCCCTGGCGGCTGGGCTGTTGTTCCAGGTGGCCGGTGAGATGGTGCGCCGCCGGACCGGCTTGTCGCATGGGCAGGTGATTGGTCCGCGCGGGCATCTCTTCCCGGGCAGCCAGACCACAGCCATCCTGGCCATCAGCCCGAGATATCTGCCGGAGTCCTTCGCCGTCTGTCACACCGAACCCGCGCCGGTGGTCTTCACGTGGTTGGTCCCGATCACCACAAGTGAAGCTGAGGTGATTCAGAAGTTCGGGTGGGGGACGCTGGAGCAGGCATTCGCGGCTCAGGATCCTGACCTGGCTGACCCCGGTCGGGCAGAAGTGGCGCTGGATTGGTCGGGCTCGTAGGCCTCAGCAGGCGGGTGATCGAGTATCCGGACCTGCCGCTAACCGCGAGCCGGTTAACGGCGCACGCCAGGTGCCGATCGACATCTGCGGGTCGGCTCCGGGATTCACCTCATTACGTTTGCGCCAAGTCGTCCATAAGACTCTTGGCATGAATCTTCTGCCGAGTCGGCCGCGGCCACCGCGCGCCCTTTTTCGCAGGAGTTCCGCACGCGCCGAGTCCGCGCCACCGCCCGTGCGCCGAGAGACCGCCGACGTCGTCGCCGGATGGCTCGGCGTGCCCCCGGTCCGGTCGGACGAGGCGGCCCGGAAAAGACTTGGCGCGACCCAACGGACCGGCGCGGCGGCGGCCGTC is part of the Micromonospora halotolerans genome and encodes:
- a CDS encoding carbohydrate ABC transporter permease, with the translated sequence MNRYRWRTFGLEVVMVVAAAVIAFPVYVLVNLAVRAPSDTSSPIRPTTSPTLANFTQAWREGGLGGALVNSAIVTAVSVVIVLAVSALAAYPLARATARWSRGMFLLIMLGLVLPFQLAALPLYQTMRDLGLLGSVWALVLFYSGLQVPFTTFLYTGFIRALPQDFEDAALIDGCRPWDAFRHVVFPMLKPVTVTALVLNAIAVWNDFFTPLLYLSGSSQQTVPVALAGFVGQFVADWNLIFAALVISIVPILLLYFALQRSIINGFAGGLKG
- a CDS encoding carbohydrate ABC transporter permease; translation: MTITPTGHPVSTGDRRSVPLISTGGRRSAPPWWFAAPALVLFAFVVLVPSARGLYYAFTDWDGLSPDFAVVGLDNFVGITRDPDARQAIWHTLVIAVSITIIQNGIGLLLALGVNTVIKSRNVLRVFLFAPAVVTPIVTAYLWRNLLGPDGAVNSLLGAVGLDSWRQDWLGDPQLALWAVVAVVVWQFAGYSMVIFLAGLQSVPKELYEAAAIDGTGPVQRFWSVVRPQLAPAFTINLMLSIIGGIKLFDQVYALTGGGPGHATDTISTLIYKDAFTLGEFGYSIALAVVLTIIVAIASTGQYTVLARNERAAS
- a CDS encoding LacI family DNA-binding transcriptional regulator — its product is MDRPAAPTRRITIIDVARHAQVSTTAVSKVLRNAYGVSPTMQAKVRQAISELGYRPNAAARAMRGQTYTIGIMLPDIRNPFFADILDGLTARIAGTDYQVLLGPGCNGEEAEARVIHAMIDRGMDGMVLVAPISTRAYLEQVAGVVPTVVVGRHGRSQTYDTVADDDLTGAALVVNHLADLGHRRIAHIEHHETTADCLAEMPNAIRAEGYRQAMRARGLADEIDIASTRYNQEGGYLGTRQLLARPVRPTAIFAGADIAALGALDAIAEAGLRVPDDISVAGYDNTTFAAFRPISLTSVDQAGHEIGADAARLLLDRIADRNRPTAQIKLSPALVVRRTTAPPPA
- a CDS encoding suppressor of fused domain protein translates to MGESRGSGVLRHQSLHDGFVPALGPQQAFADAIDRHIEEHFGPVEFVYHEIASHLVGVHVYVVAPTEERPYRTLITSGMSDLPMTVPEGHDISPYAELMLSLPADWPLTEVAGLADEAGWPLRILKQVARLPHEYGTWIGEWHSVPNGDPAQPYATDAPFAGVVVTPMLRVPPEARTIDVGGGIRIALLALIPLHPEEIAVKVERGTDALIEVLDRGRVTELLDPRRPSYA
- a CDS encoding MaoC family dehydratase; the protein is MSTYESIAAFLKHEGEMLGTTQWQAIDQGRINAFADVTGDHQWIHVDERRALAESPFGKTVAHGAFTLSLCSAFLSELIHVNGVRLVVNGGLNKVRFRMPVLVGSRVRGVATLTQARPLSNGARVVVQVKVEIEGETKPACIADQVLVFYG
- a CDS encoding beta-ketoacyl-ACP synthase III → MRGSKVVGAGHYQPAKVLSNHDLATMVDTSDEWIRSRVGIRERRIAGPAEPLDLMAAEAADAALREAGVAVEAVDLVVVATCTAVDRSPNIAARVARRLGMASPATIDINVACSGFTHALATADGAIRLGSATNAVVIGVERLSDFTDWTDRTTCVLVGDGAGAVVLTAAEQPEISPVVWGSYPDMGEAVVIEGDRKFTQAGQSVYRWATTTLPDIARQICAAAGMTPDDLGGIVLHQANLRIIEPVAQRIGATKAVVARDVTESGNTSAASIPIALSKLLQRGELQSGAPVLLLGFGGGLSYAGQIVRCP
- a CDS encoding TetR/AcrR family transcriptional regulator, with protein sequence MLADEGLRERLIRTGGELLDNEGPSAVSLREIARRAGVSHGAPRRYFPTHLELLSAIARDGFTDLATRANSALAEAAGDPRARLAALARVYLHFAATRRGRYELMFRHDLLESGHLRLRDTSLPLFRLLTDLVAQARPEPEPPAQVVAGALWANLHGIAQLWNWGSLTLATGATDPSALLDATLTAHLGPAA
- a CDS encoding lysophospholipid acyltransferase family protein, encoding MTGTPPLYALAQHSIGRYLRHSWRPTVTGLGHLPDSGGAILAANHLSIADQLFLGILTPRHIAFWAKAEYFRSPGPRGYLTRQVVTGMGAIPVERAGGRAVLSAFDAAVPVLRSGGLVAVFPEGTRSPDGRLYRGRTGAVRLAHQAGVPIIPVGIRGTDRVRPPGARLPRRHPISVTFGPAIPVHIEAPADIRRLTDTLMATIQSLTFQDYVQHYART
- a CDS encoding GNAT family N-acetyltransferase — encoded protein: MVCQASRGRSVPLPFPTRLTAPLLDGELVRLEPLEHRHAADLAIAAEENRTSYRFTWMPTAGEVSDYIDAQLARAAAGSLMPSAQVAKASGRAVGATAYWDPRLWPDRDELCALEVGFTWLAASAQGSGLNTETKFLLFAHAFEQWQVARVDLKTDARNKRSRAAIERVGAQFEGVLRCWSRSWAPNEEGLLRDSAMYSILASEWPACRARLQTRLAKGH
- a CDS encoding SMI1/KNR4 family protein yields the protein MQYEDRTLPPALAAAHAEGFSVDHDGHDFEPYDEFMWSVETLEWWQSWTGNPTADIAPFRVFGQDGSGGLAAFWIRVPDAPIETQPIVFLGSEGELSVIARNLGDYLWLLANGVGPLETVDGIHRTTTPVPALTVRTALHRRHAPAHRTGDRRSPSRVLRADNTVRRDRAVAAGRTPFTGSVSRGGGEHMVGRGELPSWLDRR
- a CDS encoding suppressor of fused domain protein, with protein sequence MAGLIEHLESHLGLIATGSRGDDTTPEGVQVAWFGPDVPFGGVTTLVTVGLSRRHLNLPGDGALHQELVMHVPTDDYPALAAGLLFQVAGEMVRRRTGLSHGQVIGPRGHLFPGSQTTAILAISPRYLPESFAVCHTEPAPVVFTWLVPITTSEAEVIQKFGWGTLEQAFAAQDPDLADPGRAEVALDWSGS